TTCGCTTTCAGTTTTATAACGGCGATTTCAAATGGCATAAAATGGGATTGCGCAGTCATGGCGTGCGCGCCGTGCGAGACATCAAAAACTGATATGGTCAAAGGAACGCGGCAATGACGACAGACAACAAACGATTTGAAGAATTGGAAGACGGCGTCATTCTGGATCGACCCCAGAGCTTGATGTGGATGAAGCAAGACACCTGGCAGATGACGGGCAAATGGATGAATCATGTGCAAATTCGCACTTATGTGGAGCAGTTGAACAAAACTCGTCATGCGGGCTTTGGCAACTGGCGCATCCCTTCGCCTGCGGAAGCTAAAAGTCTTTACAATAAAGAAGAAAGCAACACGGATTTCCAGGGGAAAGACGTGAACGTGTACAACGTTTTCGAACCAGGCTTTGGTTTTCTTTGCTGGACCAGCGAGATACGAAACAAGTTGCAGGCCCTGCGCTTTGGCTACCGTAAAGGCCTGACGACCTACGACGATGTGTACCGCACATCTCGCGGCGCAAGTCGGCTGGTGCGCGATCTGGACGAAGACGTAAATTAGAACCGATTTTTACAGAGGATTCCCTTGGCAGAAAAAAGATTTGTCGACAACGGCGACGGCACCGTTACCGACAACGAAACTCAATTGATGTGGAAACAGACCGACTCATTTCAGGACACCAGCAACTGGTGCACTTGGTTTACGGCTCAAGATTACGCTAGAAGTCTCAACCTGAAGAAATTCGCCGGACACACGAACTGGCGCATTCCAACCTTGGAAGAGGCTGAAAGTTTGTACGACGAGGATCACAGCATCCGCGATATGGATCGCTTTGATATTTTTATTCCGAAAGAGTTTTCGCCGGGTGGAGGTTTCACGACCTGGACTTCAGATGAACGCCCCCAGGGCAGCGCCGTTGTTTTCTACTATCGCTACGGTCACGCCAATCTGAATTTCAAGGAACTGGACGTCACCAAAGACTCGGTGAGAGCGGTTCGCAATATAGAATAGATTCATAAAGATT
This window of the Candidatus Nitrohelix vancouverensis genome carries:
- a CDS encoding DUF1566 domain-containing protein, with translation MWKQTDSFQDTSNWCTWFTAQDYARSLNLKKFAGHTNWRIPTLEEAESLYDEDHSIRDMDRFDIFIPKEFSPGGGFTTWTSDERPQGSAVVFYYRYGHANLNFKELDVTKDSVRAVRNIE
- a CDS encoding DUF1566 domain-containing protein, with protein sequence MTTDNKRFEELEDGVILDRPQSLMWMKQDTWQMTGKWMNHVQIRTYVEQLNKTRHAGFGNWRIPSPAEAKSLYNKEESNTDFQGKDVNVYNVFEPGFGFLCWTSEIRNKLQALRFGYRKGLTTYDDVYRTSRGASRLVRDLDEDVN